CATCAAATAGCCTCTACTGGGGTGGATATTATCTCGATTGGTGCTTTGACACACTCTTCTAAGGCATTGGATTTAAGTCTGGAGATATAGCAGTTATTAGTCAAAATTTTACTCAGAGTGAATAAGTAAAAAATCCCAAATCCCAAGCACCAAATCTCAAATAAGCACCAAATTTCAAGTACTAAATACCAAACTATGGGGGGTAATGTTTTGAATTTTGGTCATTCGAATTTGTTTGGAATTTGGAATTTGTGATTTGGAATTTCCTAGCTACATCTGGGTCAAATTTCGATTAATAAGTGCTATAGTAAGCGTTTAACCATCGGGTATCAGCAAAGAGGTAGAAAATGTCGAAGTATCACAGGTATCTATATCATCCTGTATCTAAATAGTGCTGGCTAAAAGATGACACCTGAATACTTAAAAGGAGAAACGGTCATGAGCCTGGGGCTCACAAAGGGGGATGAAAATTAAGGGACTCGGGACTCGGGGCTCGGGGCTCGGGAATAAAAGAATCCCCTAACCCCTTAATCCCCCCAGCGGGGAGATAAAAAATTAAAAATCTGTGTAATCTGCGAAATCTGCGGATATTTTCAGGGGAAACGGCCATGTCCACAGGGTGGACACAAAGGAGGATGAAAATAGTAGGTAGGAGATAGAAGGTGGGAGATAGGAAGATAAGCGTGAGGAGTGATGTTTTCTTTACTTTCTACTTTCTACTCTCTACTTTCTACTTCCTTTTTTCAGGAGAATGACTATGCCAAAACAATTTATCAGGGACTTAAAAGACCATGATGTAGTAAATAGTCAATTTATGGTTTATAAAAAGCAACTTCGGGATTTCAAAAATAAGCCAGGTAAGTTTCTAATGCTTGTCATTGGAGATAAAACCGGGCAGATGGAGGCAAAGGTCTGGGATAATGCCGAGAAGGTTGCCTTAAGGTTTGAAGAAGAAGATGTTGTTTTATTAGAAGGTCGAATTGAATTATTCAACGATAAATTGCAATTAAATGTAAGTAAGCTCTATAAGGTAGATGTGTATGACATCGGTAATTTCCTGCCTGAAACCTCAAAAGATGTGGATAAGTTATTTGATTATATTAAGTCTATTGATATTCAAAACAAATATTTAAAATCCCTGCTTGACTCATTTCTTAACGATGAAGGATTTGTTTCTTTATTAAAAAAAACTCCTGCCGCTAAATCGCTTCATCACGCCTACTTAGGTGGTCTCATCGAACATATTTATGAGGTAATTAAAATATGTGAGGTAGTTTGCCAATTATTCCCCCAGATAGATAGAGACCTGTTATTTACAGGAGCTATATTGCATGACCTTGGTAAGATGGAGGAGTTGAAATGGACAAAGGGGATTGATTACACAGATGAAGGGAGATTAATTGGACATATTGTTATGGGAGAGAAAATAGTTAGTCAAAGAATGGATAAAATCGAAGGATTTCCCAAAGAGCTTAAAATGCGTATGTCCCATTTACTCATAAGTCAT
This genomic interval from bacterium contains the following:
- a CDS encoding HD domain-containing protein; translation: MPKQFIRDLKDHDVVNSQFMVYKKQLRDFKNKPGKFLMLVIGDKTGQMEAKVWDNAEKVALRFEEEDVVLLEGRIELFNDKLQLNVSKLYKVDVYDIGNFLPETSKDVDKLFDYIKSIDIQNKYLKSLLDSFLNDEGFVSLLKKTPAAKSLHHAYLGGLIEHIYEVIKICEVVCQLFPQIDRDLLFTGAILHDLGKMEELKWTKGIDYTDEGRLIGHIVMGEKIVSQRMDKIEGFPKELKMRMSHLLISHHGEYEWGSPKKPKTLEACTLHYAEHLDAQVNRFIQLIEKGKDKTWADYDKLLERYIYIGEQMEE